From one Anopheles cruzii chromosome 3, idAnoCruzAS_RS32_06, whole genome shotgun sequence genomic stretch:
- the LOC128273396 gene encoding DNA polymerase delta subunit 3, with amino-acid sequence MDAELLKTCDREIAQLVYDANEKVTVRRISNTWHIDCRQSVEILQQWIDAQSGKSKLSQEYILRGVDPNGNVFMTLANEEKSAKITQKYHGCSKTLYSVEVHSEVRPLNVTADREFAVIKLRLEPEKRQLDQRPPPAALPTQSAVSVKQDKKPASNMFAKVKPNVAEVKEAKSSPPSVAIKAEPKTSPPTATKTSPKKPSPKKDQTRKPATGKGAISSFFAAKPPQAAASKPAVDVAVKQESEASTEATHSKSTTANGDSVPQQKQEHSRKRTIPDDDEDEDGEAIPNTPQEDKRVAKKKRQSKPVLQRQKQTNPSKKSRIFKLCDSSSDDEETDGGAERRKERLVDFEDVTDEQPMEVQEEQKQKSVSPEKPTENDSNSANSTRAKVKKPVIKTYLQDGYMVTIKEFEMVSDDECLPVLDEAGKPTVNGKETPNGNAHAVPPETKETPPTPKTKQGSIKNFFVKK; translated from the exons ATGGACGCAGAATTGTTGAAAACGTGTGACCGTGAGATAGCACAACTCGTTTACGACGCCAATGAAAAG GTGACCGTTAGGCGGATTAGCAATACCTGGCACATCGACTGCCGGCAGTCGGTGGAGATTTTGCAGCAATGGATCGATGCACAGAGTGGCAAAAGTAAACTATCGCAAGAATATATTCTTCGAGGCGTCGATCCGAATGGCAATGTGTTTATGACC CTCGCCAACGAAGAGAAGAGCGCAAAAATCACTCAAAAATACCATGGCTGCTCGAAGACACTATACTCGGTGGAAGTTCACTCGGAGGTTAGGCCTCTGAACGTTACGGCGGATCGTGAGTTTGCCGTCATCAAATTGCGCCTCGAACCAGAGAAACGACAGCTGGATCAACGACCTCCACCCGCCGCGCTCCCAACGCAATCGGCTGTTTCGGTAAAACAAGACAAGAAACCAGCGAGCAATATGTTCGCAAAGGTCAAACCGAACGTGGCCGAAGTGAAGGAGGCAAAAAGCTCACCACCATCTGTGGCGATTAaagcggaaccgaaaacgaGCCCACCAACGGCCACGAAAACATCGCCCAAGAAGCCATCTCCCAAGAAGGACCAAACCAGAAAGCCGGCGACGGGAAAGGGCGCCATTTCGTCGTTTTTCGCTGCTAAACCACCCCAAGCGGCTGCATCGAAACCGGCTGTCGATGTGGCGGTCAAACAAGAATCGGAAGCTTCCACGGAAGCAACACACTCAAAGTCAACCACGGCTAACGGCGACTCGGTGCCCCAGCAAAAGCAGGAACACTCACGAAAACGAACCAtccccgatgacgacgaggatgagGACGGAGAGGCGATCCCAAACACACCGCAAGAGGACAAGCGTGTTGCGAAAAAGAAGCGCCAGAGTAAACCGGTGCTACAGCGTCAGAAGCAAACGAATCCGTCGAAGAAGTCACGAATCTTCAAGCTGTGCGATTCGTCCAGTGACGACGAGGAAACGGACGGTGGTGCGGAACGGCGGAAGGAGCGATTAGTGGACTTCGAAGACGTTACGGACGAACAACCGATGGAAGTGCAGGaggagcaaaagcaaaagtcGGTTTCACCGGAAAAGCCCACGGAGAATGATTCCAACAGTGCAAACAGCACGCGGGCAAAGGTTAAGAAACCGGTCATAAAAACCTACCTGCAAGACGGATACATGG TTACGATCAAGGAGTTTGAAATGGTGTCGGATGATGAATGCCTTCCGGTGTTGGACGAAGCTGGCAAACCTACCGTTAACGGCAAAGAAACGCCAAATGGCAACGCGCATGCtgtgccaccggaaacgaagGAGACTCCACCGACACCAAAAACGAAGCAAGGATCTAT
- the LOC128270879 gene encoding uncharacterized protein LOC128270879, with translation MSSSKITEIVTLDAKANNPVMVHGHVPQPANECRGLRAMDMAKNGTGMVFVGCKKNLYRGYVQSAAQQLEQQQQRTFVALRNRTTGKMRMVEVESCQLSNVCHDERMQSNQSFDRESIIRLLEKFDTKARTRVRRRIQREQVDFSVIGNRLEETMNEVAVSKTDKLLASPPSEEQANKQLVQSEIRSKANPHARSLRDLYRAEDLIGESVLLRIDEAARNVLHISPEQLTMANVYLENKVKTIMQSSEPTSEANLRTVKICLFMDVLARLLANRNQRRAMERQRVLVSPLAPLLVEPIRQQFLQFRCETGQTQGREQVTKYTQDKALLYYLALAFVVEGTDIVPVPVVHRSLQVSKEEMITFGRAIGAAYNARQDVFTKALNVLKKDEEDTSMLLGISDGNIGGKRRGGKRTYGKR, from the exons ATGTCCTCTTCCAAAATAACCGAAATTGTAACGCTCGATGCCAAGGCCAACAACCCGGTGATGG TACACGGTCATGTGCCGCAGCCAGCAAACGAATGCCGTGGGTTGCGGGCTATGGATATGGCCAAAAATGGGACCGGAATGGTTTTCGTAGGATGCAAGAAAAACCTTTACCGTGGATACGTGCAATCAGCTGCACAGCAGCtcgaacagcaacaacagcggACCTTTGTAGCGCTACGCAATCGAACGACGGGCAAGATGCGGATGGTGGAGGTCGAAAGCTGCCAGCTAAGCAACGTCTGCCATGACGAGCGCATGCAATCGAATCAATCCTTCGACCGAGAGAGCATCATAAGATTGCTGGAAAAGTTCGACACCAAGGCGAGAACTCGTGTGCGTCGTCGTATTCAGCGGGAGCAGGTTGACTTTAGCGTGATCGGGAACCGGCTGGAGGAAACGATGAACGAGGTGGCGGTATCAAAAACCGACAAGTTGCTGGCATCTCCTCCGTCCGAGGAGCAGGCTAACAAGCAACTCGTACAGAGTGAGATCCGTTCGAAAGCAAATCCACACGCACGCTCGCTACGCGATCTCTACCGAGCGGAAGATCTGATCGGGGAAAGCGTTTTGCTCCGGATCGACGAAGCGGCTCGTAACGTGCTGCACATTTCACCGGAGCAACTCACTATGGCCAACGTGTACCTAGAGAACAAAGTAAAGACAATCATGCAGTCCAGCGAGCCGACGTCCGAAGCGAACCTTCGCACGGTCAAGATTTGTTTGTTCATGGATGTTCTGGCTCGATTGCTGGCCAACCGCAACCAACGTCGGGCAATGGAGCGCCAGCGAGTTCTAGTGTCGCCCTTGGCGCCGCTTCTGGTTGAGCCCATCCGGCAGCAATTTCTGCAGTTTCGCTGCGAGACAGGTCAAACACAGGGACGCGAGCAAGTTACCAAGTACACGCAGGACAAGGCGCTTCTCTACTATTTGGCCTTGGCGTTCGTCGTGGAAGGTACGGACAtcgtgccggttccggtggtaCACCGATCGCTGCAGGTGTCAAAGGAAGAGATGATCACATTCGGTCGGGCGATCGGTGCGGCGTATAATGCTCGACAGGATGTATTCACCAAAGCGCTAAATGTATtgaaaaaggacgaagaagaCACATCAATGCTGTTGGGTATTTCTGACGGTAACATCGGTGGAAAGCGTCGCGGTGGCAAGCGAACCTATGGAAAACGCTGA
- the LOC128273229 gene encoding enhancer of rudimentary homolog yields the protein MSHTILLVQPGRNPETRTYSDYESVNECLEGVCKIYEEHLKRHYPNTPTITYDISQLFDFVDQLFDLSCLVYQKSTNTYAPYNREWIKEKIYVLLRQAAGNTE from the coding sequence ATGTCTCACACAATCTTGCTGGTGCAGCCGGGGCGAAACCCGGAAACGAGAACCTACAGCGACTACGAGAGCGTCAACGAGTGTCTGGAGGGGGTGTGCAAAATCTACGAAGAGCATCTTAAGCGCCACTATCCGAACACACCGACCATTACGTACGACATTAGCCAGTTATTTGATTTCGTTGACCAGCTCTTTGACCTAAGCTGTTTGGTGTACCAAAAATCAACCAACACGTACGCGCCGTACAACAGGGAGTGGATCAAGGAGAAAATCTACGTCCTGCTGCGGCAAGCGGCCGGTAACACCGAATAA
- the LOC128271572 gene encoding LOW QUALITY PROTEIN: vacuolar protein sorting-associated protein 54 (The sequence of the model RefSeq protein was modified relative to this genomic sequence to represent the inferred CDS: deleted 1 base in 1 codon), with product MAKSGSGSFDLKDPPPWQSCQYCLSPSSTSRTEQPHQQRPLSPKQKSRLQQFVFKSSTEFASHLRQSHCTVEGGSFVCRYGYNGVCSSLPLDGVSDRDYETHVSRCHVNAQQKEPHVKWSVFCAAQNLPAVLNDPSRGKQTYFFTKKWGDTFSEHASIGGSPRLPDVRWEQFEAYRKRIGVRYRLHTRLANVPTADANSQRALASDDRLPNGTTASLADIPEVFLKHQLELHRPATFAAVFAGIGLGDGGGGEQTRQSSRLLQERLSHYLDIVEVLIAKQVADKSSAFFHAMTSQDAIMEQMAAGLGSVRRLRKKIDQIDEAMVRESLQVIRAERVRANNNRVLEKLKLMATVHQTQPMIQLLLSTQDYVAALDLISTTQEILGQELTGVHCFRHLPSQLSEMELLIDKMLKTDFERYSTADLNRPLNGGRSEKMVEEDKLICIISGLLRKRSLDFIDTYRDEAITTVRAIVKQLVIEVIATGDAEICLTGAGEEAQSLSLSEWITLLEGATGALLVLLRRLRAVHDVMQQTADASAGKITDDVSFIDTEAFLSPADYGVVQTKLANLLTSVCNYCHERCANLVSNQSLEKSAAATADQIAHLTTIVERFGEGCEAVCGVASVPLKLALRAQANRFAQKFHTERKSKLALLLDSERWKQAEVPAEFQTMIDSIAKGDFHWSKGESATVIATTTMLNGSMATSRPPASVLLVDGQPFALVGAALLLVQIVGEYCRCASQLPVIAAQLARSVVDLLRTFNSRCCQLVLGAGALHVAGLKTITSSNLALVSRALQLVLWLLPHVKRHFQALDIALPLPPASSNNSNSSHTPASNGNATSTTITSIQSAMAGGYESVEKDFISHIGEIEAKVLSIVCELVTGQLNNWDARPPVPSQPFRNISRQFVKLHEAIAPILPECQVHAIYRTVQRNFKDKLREQLLRNNITNNGGPQHGVVVSELTFYMGTLRTLRALPIDELHDDTLDDIWLK from the exons ATGGCAAAGTCCGGCTCGGGAAGTTTCGATTTGAAGGACCCACCACCCTGGCAAAGCTGCCAGTATTGCCTTTCGCCCTCGTCGACGTCACGAACGGAACAGCCACACCAGCAGAGGCCACTATCGCCGAAGCAGAAATCCCGCCTGCAGCAGTTTGTGTTCAAAAGCTCCACGGAGTTCGCAAG CCATCTACGGCAGAGCCATTGCACGGTGGAGGGCGGATCGTTCGTGTGTCGCTATGGTTACAACGGCGTCTGCTCGTCGCTGCCGCTCGATGGCGTGTCCGATCGTGATTACGAGACGCACGTCTCGCGGTGCCACGTGAACGCGCAGCAAAAGGAGCCACACGTCAAGTGGTCGGTGTTCTGTGCCGCCCAAAATCTGCCGGCCGTGCTGAACGATCCAAGCCGGGGCAAGCAGACGTat tttttcaccaaaaaGTGGGGCGACACGTTCAGTGAGCATGCCTCGATCGGCGGATCACCCCGTTTGCCCGACGTCCGGTGGGAACAGTTCGAGGCgtaccggaaacggatcgGGGTGCGCTATCGGTTGCACACCCGGCTCGCCAACGTCCCGACTGCCGATGCCAACAGCCAGCGTGCCCTGGCCAGTGACGATCGGCTTCCGAACGGAACGACGGCCAGTTTAGCGGACATTCCGGAAGTGTTTCTCAAGCACCAACTAGAGCTGCACCGGCCAGCTACTTTTGCAGCCGTGTTTGCAGGGATCGGactcggtgacggtggtggcggtgagcAGACGCGTCAATCGAGTCGCCTGCTCCAGGAACGGCTAAGTCACTACCTGGACATCGTGGAAGTGCTGATCGCGAAACAGGTAGCAGACAAATCGTCTGCCTTCTTTCACGCCATGACTTCCCAGGATGCGATCATGGAGCAAATGGCTGCCGGTCTTGGTAGCGTGCGTCGattgcgaaagaaaatcgatcagATTGACGAAGCGATGGTGCGCGAATCGCTACAAGTGATACGAGCCGAGCGTGTACGGGCCAACAATAATCGGGTGCTTGAGAAGCTGAAGCTGATGGCGACCGTTCACCAGACGCAACCGATgatccagctgctgctgagcaCACAGGACTACGTGGCGGCCCTGGATCTGATCAGCACGACGCAGGAAATCCTCGGTCAGGAGCTTACCGGGGTACATTGCTTCCGCCATCTGCCGTCGCAGCTCTCCGAAATGGAGCTGCTGATCGACAAAATGCTAAAGACGGACTTTGAGCGGTACTCCACGGCCGATCTCAACCGGCCGCTCAACGGTGGACGTTCTGAGAAGATGGTGGAAGAGGACAAACTCATCTGCATCATTTCGGGACTGCTGCGCAAGCGGAGTCTCGATTTCATCGACACGTACCGCGACGAAGCCATCACGACGGTGCGTGCGATCGTGAAGCAGCTCGTGATCGAGGTGATCGCCACGGGCGATGCCGAGATTTGCCTGACCGGTGCCGGCGAGGAAGCACAATCGCTGTCCCTCTCCGAGTGGATCACACTGCTAGAAGGGGCCACTGGGGCGCTGCTGGTCCTGCTGCGCCGCCTTCGAGCGGTGCACGACGTTATGCAACAGACGGCCGATGCCAGCGCCGGAAAGATCACGGACGATGTCAGTTTCATCGACACGGAAGCATTCCTTTCGCCCGCCGACTACGGTGTGGTGCAGACGAAACTGGCCAACCTCCTGACGAGCGTTTGCAACTACTGTCACGAGCGGTGCGCGAACCTTGTTTCAAACCAAAGCCTCGAGAAAAGTGCGGCCGCTACTGCGGACCAGATCGCACATCTCACGACGATCGTGGAGCGCTTCGGAGAGGGCTGTGAAGCTGTATGTGGTGTTGCCAGCGTGCCACTGAAGCTGGCTCTGCGTGCACAGGCGAACCGGTTCGCACAAAAGTTTCACACCGAACGCAAATCGAaactggcgctgctgctggacagCGAGCGCTGGAAGCAGGCCGAAGTTCCGGCCGAGTTTCAGACGATGATCGATTCCATCGCCAAAGGGGACTTTCACTGGAGCAAGGGAGAATCGGCAACGGTGATAGCGACAACCACGATGCTAAACGGTAGCATGGCCACTTCGCGTCCACCGgcgtcggtgctgctggtagATGGCCAACCGTTCGCTCTGGTGGGCGCGGCCCTCCTTTTGGTGCAGATTGTTGGTGAGTACTGCCGGTGTGCCTCCCAGCTGCCCGTCATCGCCGCGCAACTTGCCCGCAGCGTCGTGGATCTGTTGCGCACCTTCAACTCGCGCTGCTGCCAGCTAGTGCTCGGTGCGGGCGCTCTTCACGTCGCTGGCCTTAAAAcgatcaccagcagcaacctgGCGCTAGTTTCGCGAGCCCTTCAACTAGTCCTGTGGCTGTTGCCACACGTTAAGCGGCACTTTCAGGCGCTGGACATTGCCCTTCCACTACCTCCCGCTTCTAGCAACAATAGCAACAGCAGTCACACGCCGGCCAGCAACGGCAACGCCACTTCCACAACCATCACTTCCATCCAATCGGCGATGGCCGGTGGGTACGAAAGCGTCGAGAAAGATTTCATCAGCCACATCGGCGAAATCGAAGCCAAAGTCTTGTCGATCGTGTGTGAGCTCGTAACCGGTCAGCTCAACAATTGGGACGCACGGCCTCCGGTCCCGTCGCAACCGTTCCGCAACATTAGCCGGCAGTTCGTGAAGCTGCACGAGGCGATCGCACCAATCTTGCCCGAGTGCCAGGTGCACGCCATCTACCGAACGGTGCAGCGCAACTTTAAGGACAAACTGCGAGAACAACTGTTGCGGAACAATATCACCAACAATGGCGGTCCCCAGCACGGTGTGGTCGTTTCGGAGCTCACGTTTTACATGGGAACGCTACGAACGCTGCGCGCCCTGCCTATCGACGAACTGCACGACGACACGctggacgacatttggttgAAATGA
- the LOC128270880 gene encoding tyrosine-protein kinase hopscotch encodes MPDEVAYQVFNYAEDSFLRVPVGLGQASTGRNDTCEGVCRWICQKLKVRPLVFSLVGLRLHGERWFVAGSSRPSTDKKYDFRVRFKVPDLSCLKTLDLPLFNYYYSQLRCDLLQNRIPEIDYRKYKNKILGYVVNDMYRKMIEDNVSLNELRRDFEKYIPRKISREHSVCFFNVAQKRIFESLSLIRNKDHDVNYVKNVYINDIDNIAPGYLYEEYSGDIRYPKGEFTSRTGKCPVKLRFQPYGTVSSREPAKYDSNGLGHHEGGALVEADDAVASPGLKVFYSCKWQHVTNIDEILTILVENLTVKLALEDQPEPYCIDFHDQTELNSFVTCLAGYYRLMCKWTVYLCQDYLSSPSLDWLKELKCHGPVGGKYSTDKIRVKNSSLGACVVRQCEDHYDTYFADMLEEAEVIKTYKLTYTVDGQWHVQREKETVFECSCLPEALKSLNPDIASVYRLPPSDNDTAPKLLLCRPTAKTSPKRLLRGSTQDLGQKRACIINASKELVINRNALEDESDGFTQRTRADFLLPSNSKIEVSLKLLKSDREGEHLKDFLQIAGQWATIDSIDIIKLYGMTLCKPITMVLEYGRYGRLDEFLRSRRNLRPTALIEVGHSLARALYYLQKHGIHHGNIRCSSMLVTQFDADDQRIVAKLSDPGMHGQRRLTKHDLLWLPYEYQDLSDESLAKLRQDPLVDVWACISTLWEIFSRGIKMHVYKPVEFLPTRKWLQTMVGELRDCKQICECLTFGWHTDPDKRIAPQTIVGLLVHARQLDSYCTVGNGHANGGHSGGGPNMLNGSFFKNSILSMETSEYGRDSTLVRTDCTSSSYVSNGSDSELRSNASSGSSSMPLISNRANHFSGDSYLEKTFYDCPDYIQHGGARIFFHETLGEGNYGRVYRGTLEEGNTSMVVALKTIHDDRPDMGRVRDDFIREVDIMKSLRHRNIVHFIRFIDDHDKLVVVMEYVAQGSLLSFLGYQRHNLEELDLLRMARDIANGMHYLFEKKIVHRDLATRNILVESVDCVKISDFGLAQVTEGGNYYVVRHKRELPLRWYAPETLETQKYSFQSDIWSYGVTLYEMFTYGGNPYSNVDIQTAEQLYQLLQKEKKILQLPEVFSYVYDKLMEPCFKRNPHERPSFQDLMTQLDEMIGQYGELL; translated from the exons atGCCAGACGAGGTGGCGTATCAGGTGTTCAACTATGCGGAAGACAGCTTCCTGCGCGTGCCGGTCGGCTTGGGACAGGCTAGCACCGGTCGGAACGACACCTGCGAGGGCGTTTGCCGATGGATCTGCCAGAAACTGAAAGTCCGGCCACTGGTGTTTTCCCTGGTGGGCCTGCGCCTACACGGTGAACGATGGTTCGTCGCCGGTAGTTCGCGGCCTTCGACGGACAAAAAGTACGACTTTCGCGTCCGATTCAAG GTACCGGATCTCTCGTGTCTCAAAACGCTGGACCTACCACTGTTCAACTACTACTACAGCCAGTTGCGATGCGACCTGCTGCAGAACCGGATACCGGAGATCGATTACCGGAAGTACAAGAACAAAATCCTCGGCTATGTCGTGAACGACATGTACCGGAAGATGATCGAGGACAACGTGAGCTTGAACGAGTTGCGGCGCGACTTCGAGAAGTACATCCCGCGCAAGATCAGCCGCGAGCACTCGGTGTGCTTTTTCAATGTGGCCCAGAAACGAATCTTTGAATCGCTCAGCTTGATCCGCAATAAGGATCACGACGTGAA CTATGTTAAGAACGTGTACATTAACGACATCGACAACATAGCACCGGGCTACCTGTACGAGGAATATAGTGGTGACATACGATACCCGAAGGGCGAATTTACGTCGCGTACGGGAAAATGTCCAGTAAAGTTGCGCTTCCAACCGTACGGCACGGTTTCGTCCCGGGAGCCAGCGAAGTACGACTCGAACGGACTCGGGCACCACGAGGGTGGTGCTCTAGTGGAAGCGGACGATGCCGTTGCCAGTCCGGGACTGAAAGTATTCTACTCGTGCAAG TGGCAGCATGTGACGAACATAGACGAGATTCTGACAATTCTGGTGGAAAACTTGACGGTCAAGCTGGCACTAGAAGACCAACCCGAACCCTACTGTATAGACTTTCACGATCAGACTGAACTGAACTCTTTTGTAACTTGCTTGGCCGGTTATTATAG GTTAATGTGCAAATGGACTGTGTATTTATGTCAGGATTATCTATCCTCGCCATCGCTGGATTGGTTAAAGGAGCTCAAATGTCACGGGCCAGTCGG CGGTAAATATTCCACGGATAAAATTCGGGTCAAAAACAGTAGTCTCGGTGCGTGTGTCGTACGGCAGTGCGAGGACCATTACGATACATACTTTGCCGATATGCTTGAGGAAGC AGAAGTGATAAAAACGTACAAACTTACCTACACCGTCGACGGGCAGTGGCACGTCCAgcgcgaaaaagaaaccgtCTTTGAGTGCAGTTGTCTACCGGAAGCGCTCAAGAGTTTAAACCCGGACATTGCAAGCGTATACCGATTGCCACCCTCGGACAACGATACCGCTCCGAAACTGCTGCTCTGTCGTCCGACGGCCAAAACGTCCCCGAAGCGGCTACTTCGCGGTAGTACACAGGATCTGGGCCAAAAGCGGGCGTGCATCATCAACGCCTCGAAGGAGTTGGTGATCAATCGAA ATGCCCTGGAGGACGAAAGCGATGGTTTCACGCAACGAACGCGAgccgattttcttcttcccagTAACAGTAAAATTGAAGTTAGTCTGAAGCTGCTAAAAAGCGACAGAGAGGGCGAACATCTCAAG GACTTTCTGCAGATCGCTGGCCAGTGGGCAACGATCGATTCAATCGATATCATCAAACTGTACGGTATGACACTCTGCAAACCGATCACGATGGTGCTTGAGTACGGCCGGTACGGTCGGTTGGATGAGTTTTTGCGCTCCCGGCGCAACCTACGGCCGACGGCCCTGATCGAGGTTGGCCACTCGCTAGCCCGCGCGCTCTACTACCTACAGAAGCACGGTATCCACCACGGCAACATTCGCTGCTCGTCGATGCTAGTCACGCAGTTCGATGCAGACGACCAGCGAATTGTAGCGAAACTGAGCGATCCGGGCATGCACGGACAACGGCGTCTTACGAAGCACGATCTACTTTGGCTACCGTACGAGTATCAGGATCTGAGCGATGAAAGCCTTGCTAAGCTGCGCCAGGATCCGCTGGTCGATGTTTGGGCCTGCATATCTACGCTGTGGGAAATCTTTAGCCGAGGCATCAAGATGCACGTTTATAAGCCGGTCGAGTTTTTACCGACTCGCAAGTGGCTCCAGACGATGGTGGGCGAACTGCGGGACTGCAAACAGATCTGCGAGTGTTTGACGTTCGGCTGGCATACCGATCCGGACAAGCGCATCGCACCGCAAACGATCGTGGGATTGCTGGTGCACGCAC GGCAACTGGACAGCTACTGCACGGTCGGGAACGGTCACGCGAACGGCGGGCACTCGGGTGGTGGCCCTAACATGCTGAATGGGTCGTTCTTCAAAAACAGTATCCTGTCAATGGAAACCAGTGAGTATGGGAGAG ATTCCACACTAGTTCGCACCGATTGCACGTCTTCTTCGTACGTAAGCAATGGCAGCGATAGTGAGTTGCGTAGCAATGCATCCAGCGGTAGCAGCTCTATGCCGCTCATCTCGAACCGCGCAAACCACTTCAGTGGGGACTCGTACCTGGAGAAAACGTTCTACGACTGTCCGGACTACATACAACACGGTGGGGCGCGGATCTTTTTCCACGAAACACTCGGCGAGGGCAACTACGGTCGGGTGTACCGTGGCACGCTCGAAGAGGGCAACACGTCGATGGTGGTAGCACTGAAAACGATACACGACGACCGGCCAGATATGGGGCGCGTGCGGGACGATTTTATCCGCGAGGTGGACATTATGAAGAGTCTGCGGCACCGGAACATCGTGCACTTCATTCGCTTCATCGATGACCACGacaagctggtggtggtgatggagtACGTGGCACAAGGCTCACTACTTTCGTTCCTCGGCTACCAACGACACAATCTCGAGGAGCTCGATCTGCTGCGCATGGCGCGGGATATTGCGAAC GGCATGCACTATCTGTTTGAGAAGAAAATCGTGCACCGCGATCTAGCGACACGCAACATTCTAGTCGAAAGTGTCGATTGCGTAAAAATTTCCGACTTTGGACTGGCACAGGTTACGGAGGGGGGCAACTACTACGTGGTGCGCCACAAGCGCGAGCTGCCACTCCGATGGTACGCACCGGAGACTCTCGAAACTCAAAAATATTCCTTCCAATCGGACATTTGGTCGTACGGTGTGACACTTTACGAGATGTTCACGTACGGTGGCAACCCGTACTCGAATGTAGACATTCAAACCGCGGAACAGTTGTATCAACTGTtacaaaaagagaaaaaaat ATTACAGCTTCCGGAAGTATTTTCCTACGTGTACGATAAGCTAATGGAGCCGTGCTTCAAGCGCAACCCACACGAACGGCCGTCATTTCAGGATCTAATGACGCAGCTTGATGAAATGATTGGCCAGTACGGAGAGCTGCTTTAG